In Kryptolebias marmoratus isolate JLee-2015 linkage group LG20, ASM164957v2, whole genome shotgun sequence, a genomic segment contains:
- the LOC108238580 gene encoding cAMP-dependent protein kinase inhibitor alpha, with translation MSDAEATYADFIASGRTGRRNAMHDILQSPTDPEGRELSLTLSLSQLHINTGGGDGEDAEDSRGSYSSAQRDAEPRNS, from the exons ATGTCTGATGCTGAGGCCACGTACGCGGACTTCATCGCCTCGGGCCGGACGGGCCGCAGGAACGCCATGCACGACATCCTGCAGAGTCCCACCGACCCCGAGGGACGCGAGCTGTCCCTCACCCTGTCCCTGTCCCAGCTGCACATCAACACCGGAGGGGGCG acgGAGAGGACGCTGAGGACAGCCGGGGGTCCTACTCCTCGGCCCAGCGGGACGCGGAGCCGAGGAACAGCTGA